The region AGTGCCGGTGGCGATTTTATAAAAAATGCTTGTTCTGATCTGCCAGAAGGCCTATGTTTATAACTTAATTTTAAAATTGTATTTATTAAGCTTGGAATAAAATATTTGCCGGTGTTCAGATTTTTTCCTAAAAATTCTCTTAAAAAAACTAATGCATCAGTGTGACAAGAATATAAATCCATCTGTCGCAAATCTTCTATTTGCAGTACTCTTATACCTAATTGACTTAATTTTTTTACGTTACTGTCATCTGGAACAAGTCCTAAGGAGTCACCATAAATGATTGCCTCGTTCCTGCCCTCACGAACATAAACAATTGGTATAGAATGCTCATCATTTGACAGTATAAATCCTTGCCTTAAATCACCATGTACATCTCTACGTAATTTTTTGATGAAGTCTAAAACTTCTTTAACATCATTTGTAGTTAAAATTTTTACGCCATATTTTTTCGTATAAAATTCTGTGACCAAATCAATACCATTGCCGGTCAGTTTAACTCCAACAGGTCCTGTATAATATTTGTATGAATATTCAATAGAATAATATTGTTTTGGGTCAAAACGTTTTAATGCTGTTGATTGCATCAGCGTCCATAATTTTCTTAAATAGTACCTTAAGTATAGCTATTTTAAGAATGCCTGATATGTACATTAATCTATACTTCCACAGCACCGTAACTTAGGTATAAGAGTAAGTCATAATTTATATAAGAAATTTTTTGAAAATATTTTCCTAAACTTAGTAAGATTTTTTACTAGCTGATTTAGTATGGATTATAAATTTATAATTACTCTTATTATCAATCAATTCCTCAATCAAATTTGATATCGTATAATAATTTATGCGCCTATTGCTGATTTAAATTAAAGATAATGAGAACAATACTATTATTAATTGGGTCTAATATTTTTATGACTTTTGCTTGGTATGGTCATCTAAAAAATTTAAACAACAAACCTTTGTATATTACTATTTTAATAAGTTGGGGAGTGGCTTTTTTTGAATATACATTACAAGTGCCTGCTAATCGTATTGGTTATACTGAGTTTAATCTTGGTCAATTAAAAATAATTCAAGAAATTATTACTATCTGCGTCTTTGCAATGTTTGCTTATTTTTATATGAATAAGCCCTTAGGCATTAATTTTCTTTACGCAGGTCTTTGCATGTGTGGCGCAGCTTATTTTATTTTCAGAAATTAACAACATATGAGACAACCCTAACTAGGTTTATACTTAAGTTGTTATAATATTTTCATTTTAAATATGCTGATTATTTAAAATGTAGGGCTCTGGAAATTATAATTGGCTCTTTGCAAAAAGTTCATTTGTAAAATCAAAAAAAATATTTTTTACTTGCATAGCTAAAAGAAACCAAACTATTCATTAACTACTAAATTAATAGTAAATTTTTGCAATTGAGCCTAATAAACTAAACAAAAAAGAGTATTAAGAAGAGTTATTATGAAAATAACATATCAAAATCAATCATTCGAACGGAAAAATAGTAATGTTTGTGTGGTAACGGAATATCCTAACCTAGATAAGAACCTTGATTTTGCGATAGTAAATATTTCAGGGCGCTACCCTGACCAGAAGTATGCAATGAATAAAGCATGTAAAGAAATCGTTTATATCCAAAATGGAACAGGAAAGGTTATAGTTAACAATAATGAATATTTATTAAATACGGGTGATATTGTTTTAATTGAGGCTGGTGAAAAATATTATTGGGAAGGTAATATGACACTTTATATCGCTTGCAATCCTGCTTTTAATATTGATCAGCATCATATTGTTGATTAATTTTACATTGAACTTATAAATACCGTGCTAAAGCAAAAAATCGGTTTTTCCATAAGGACGCTACTCTTAACAGACCAAAATAATCTATGATTTCGCAAAGATAGGATTTAAATAGTTAAACTGTAGTGAGGATATCGCTAAAAGGAAGGGTCAATTTGCTGCTCGACTCTTTTTTCAATATTTTTATTGTATCCAGCTGAAAAATAAATGACTGTACCATCCCAGATTTTATTAAAATCATCAAATTTTAAAAAGATA is a window of Legionella busanensis DNA encoding:
- a CDS encoding DMT family protein, producing the protein MRTILLLIGSNIFMTFAWYGHLKNLNNKPLYITILISWGVAFFEYTLQVPANRIGYTEFNLGQLKIIQEIITICVFAMFAYFYMNKPLGINFLYAGLCMCGAAYFIFRN
- a CDS encoding AraC family ligand binding domain-containing protein; its protein translation is MKITYQNQSFERKNSNVCVVTEYPNLDKNLDFAIVNISGRYPDQKYAMNKACKEIVYIQNGTGKVIVNNNEYLLNTGDIVLIEAGEKYYWEGNMTLYIACNPAFNIDQHHIVD